gccctatgggacttccaatcacggccagatgtgattacagcctgaattcgaaccagtgacgcctcttgcactaatgcgtgccttagaccgctgtgccactcgggtaTCCAGTAGACCCAAAGCATAAAGAGAAGCCCTGCCTTTCAAATCAATGACTAAGGAAGCAGTGATGCCATTTTAGCAATTGTGTTGCTAGATTTAGCTACTTTTCAGACTACCTAGCAACAAATTTagctaatttaaaaaatgtatttggaactTTTAGCTACTTTTGAAAAGTGACTCAAACGCTAAAATGCACGCATTTTCCCACTAaattacaaacaaacaaaaaaattgtcccacactcagtcacaacacacgtGCCTGGCTGCAAATGTGCATTGTGAGTGACGTCAGCAGCAGGCCAGCAACAATTTCAGTAAATTGCAAATCACTGTTTGCTGACTGCAGTAGCAGTGGTACGGGTTCGACGAGCCAAACCCAACGAAAATAGTTGGTAACGAATGTTTGATCTCGAACATAacttacaacatcaatcaacatgtCTCAATCAAAATTGTACAGAAAATAGTGGGAGTATGTACGTGAACAAAtgtaaaataacattttttttgccGAGTTGGCCAGTCAATTTGAGTAACGTTATTGCGTATTCTACGTAATGACGCAGTTTTTCACGCAGTTTTTCACGCAATTTAGCAACTTTTAGCAACATTCCATCCTACCGCTAGCAATTTAACCTGAAAATGAAGTGGCAACACTGTAAGGAATTACCTAGCCGATTAATTTCGGTTATGTGAACTCCAGTCTAGTCTACTACTTTTAGCTGGTATACACTCGCTACTGATTTTCTAATGgagaaaaatacatttacatcAACATTATTTTCTACTTCCAGCTGGTGCAGATGTAACGGTGTATTTCAGTTGTTCAATTCCCGCATAAAATGGGTATTATTCCACCTCCTGGTTGACTATTGTGTTTACATTGTCTAATACACTTTGTAATAAAGGTATGGGATTATGAGTGGTACAGAGCTCTATGGAGAGTTGCTGTGGGTGAGTTGAAAGGTACCCGTATAGAAATTACATCAGCAATGTATGTTATTAGTAACAAATGTTGGTGTGGCGTGTGTTAGGGTTGTGTCAATTCGAATATGGTAGCGGGTTTAAAATGCATTAATCCTAAATCCTTACACGTGAAATAAACCACTCTTTATGTCATATGCCGAATCTTAGTTTGCCATGTAGGTTTTTTGCTAACAGTTAGCTAAAGTTCCCTCTGAAGTTGGTAGCTAACTTGAAAATGCATATTCTTTAGGAGTGCTATTTGTATCCCGTCGACTACTCATCATGCAGACATACTGTGTGTGTACCATGAGTGCAGGTAATTTATGACAAATGTATAAAGAATGTTTTGTTCATTTATGAGCACcagctagtgtaacagtataattttaaaccggcccctcacccatacccgggcgcgaaccagggaccttctgcacacatcaacaagaGTCACCCTCGAAgcgtcgttacccatcgctccacaaaggccgcggcccttgcagagcaggtctcagagcaagtgacgtaaccgattgaaacgctatttagcgcacaccgctaactaagctagccgtttcacatccgttacactagcagCGTTTTTGCCTGGGTTTGTTAGTTTACGAAAATATGGTACATTCTAGGTGTATTGTATTTCTTCGCCACAAGACTGTGACGCTGAGTGATTTTTCGGGTTCATTTGATATATTGTTGAATACTTAGGTGGATGATAGTTTGTTCTGATGTGAATATGAGATTattaacatgtaaagtgttggtcccatttaaagatcacagaaatgttccatatacacAGCTTATTTCTCTacaattgtgtgcacaaatttgttttcatccttgttagtgagcatttctcctttgccaagataattcttccacctgacagttgtggcatatgAAGAAACTGACTAAACAgtgtgatcattacacaggtgcaccttatgctggggaaAAAgaacactttaaaatgtgcagttttgtcacaacacaatgccacagatgtctcaagttgagggagtatgcaattggcatgctgactgactcCAGGAATGTCCAACAGCCGTGGCAAGagaattttatgttaatttctctaccataaaccaccTCCAGTTTAGAGAATTCGGAAGTACCCGCTActggcctcacaacagcagagcacgtgtaaccacgccagccctgGATATCAGTCTCTTATTAACATTCCACAAGGAGTTGAATGTACCTGAACAGAGACCGACAACCAGGCTAGTATATATTTTGGATACAAATTAGTATAGCAACAGATAGCTCTTGGTGAGATCTATCCCATGTGAAATTACCTGTCCGAAATGTGTATTACAAGTAAGTGGTAAAACAAAGACCATCAACCGTTGATTCTACCGCATCACTTCATCTCTAAATGTCGGTTATGCAAAAACTTTTAACAAAGATTTATATAACTAAagcaagatagaccacagcctgtcgtttACAACGTGGGCAGAAAAGGCAATGATGGCAGAGCccagcgagatcctattggctcATCTGCATATTTCCCCCAGGGAACACCTACTCTAAAATGCGGATgtgcaataaaaataaaaaaacagaagaagaaaatTGAATACGTCATTGAAAAACATGGCGGCATCGTTAGTGCGTTTTGTTCGCGGAGGTTTTAGCAGGACTTTGAATCGTGAGTACATTTCAAGTGTTAACTGTGCACTAACATGCTGTCATAATGTTTAGGTCATCTGCGTGATAACGTACTTATATTGTTGTTAAGATCGCGCTGTAGTCGACCGATTCTCACTTGACCTTCCCATCAAATTGGCTAGCAGGTCAGTGGTGATGTTCCAGGTCGGCATTTTAGTTGTCACACTGCGCATCTAGAAGCTTGCTAAACGCAAGTAAGATTTTGGTTATATGCTCAGTACGATTGAAACAGACGATGTCTGGAACGCACATTGTAATGGCAGTTATAATCTGACTCTAACAGGCATGTATGCCTTTTtatacctttgtatatatagcgtatgtggacaccttcaaatttgtggattcggcAATTTCGGCCAGAacctttgctgacaggtgtatgaaatcgagcacatagccatgaaatctccgtagacaaacattggcagtagaatggccatactgaagagctcagtgacttaacGTGGCACTATTGTCAGTTcttcaaatgtctgccctgctagcgCTGACAgtcagtgctgttattgtgatgtggaaacgtctaggagcaacaacggctcagccgggaagtggcaggccacacaagctcacagaactggaccaCCGAGTGTTTTggtgtgtaaaaatcgtctgtcctcggttgcaacgctcactaccgagttctaaaCTGCCACTGGaggcaatgtcagcacaataactgagcttcatgaaatgggttttccatggtcgagcagccacacacaagccacAATGTGCAACACCAAGCGTtggctgaagtggtgtaaagttcactgccattggactctggagctgtGGAAACATGTTTTTTGGAGTGCTGAATCACgttttaccatctggcagtctaacagatgaatctgggtttggcggatacaAGGAGAACACTACCTCCCCGACTGCATATTGCCAACTGTAAAGGtcggtggaggaggaataatggtctggggctgttcttCTTGGTTCGGGCTAGGACCcttcgttccagtgaagggaaatcttaacgctacagcatacaatgacattctagatgattcagtgcttccaactttgtggcaacagattggggaaggccctttcctatttcaggatgacaatgcccctgtgcacaaagtgaggtctatacagaaatagtttgtcgagattggtgtggaagaacttgactggcctgcacagagccttgacctcaactctattgaacacctttgggatgaattggaacgccgactgcaacatcagtgcccaacctcactaatgctcttgtggctgaatggaagcatgtcctcgcagcaatgttccaacatctagtataatgccttcccagaagagtggaggctgttatagcagcaaaggggggaccaactccatattaatgcccatgattttggaacgaAGTGtacgacgagcaggtgtccacatactgtggacatgaccaaaagtatgcagaaatcagctggtcttgacaatctggactctctatttctgaaactattcgccgccattgtcgcaacccctattaccagcctgttaaCGAtatctttcatatcgtctgagatccacaaggattggaaagctgccgtagtcatccccctcttcaaagggggagacaccctggacccaaactgttacagacctatatccatcctgccctgcctatctaaggtcttcgaaagcctagtcaacaaacagatcactgaccatctcgaatcccaccgtaccttctccgctgtgcaatctggtttccgagctggtcacgggtgcacctcagccacgctcaaggtactaaacgatatcataaccgccatcgataaaagactgtACTGTACAGccatcttcattgacctggccaaggctttagaTTATGTCAATcgccatattcttatcggcagactcagtagcctcgttttttctaatgactgccttgcctggttcaccaactactttgcagacagagttcagtgtgccacagggttcaattctcgggccaactcttttctctgtatatatcaatgatgttgctcttgctgcgggcgattccctgatccacctctacgcagacgacaccattctgtatatttctggcccttccttggacactgtgctatctaacctccaaacaagcttcaatgccatacagcactccttccgtggcctccaactgctcttaaacgctagtaacaccaaatgcatgcttttcaaccgatcgctgcctgcacccgcatgcccgactagcatcaccacactggatggttccgaccttgaatatgtggacacctataagtacctaggtgtctggctagactgcaaactctccttccagacccatatcaaacatctccaatcgaaaatcaaatcaagagtcggctttctattccgcaacaaagcctccttcactcacgctgccaagcttaccctaggaaaactgactatcctagctatcctcgacttcggcgatgtcatctacaaaatcgcttccaacactctactcagcaaactggatgcagtttatcacagtgccatccgttttgttactaaagcaccttataccacccaccactgcgacctgtatgctctagtcggctggtcctcgctacatattcgtcgctatacccactggctccaggtcatctacaggtccatgctaggtaaagctccgccttatctcagttcactggtcaggatggcaacacccacccgtagcacgcgctccagcaggtgtatctcactgaccatccctaaagccaacacctttccttccagttctctgctgcctgtgactggaacgaatagcAAAAATCGctaaagttggagacttttatctccctcaccaatttcaaacatctgctatctgagcagctaaccgatcgctgcagctgtacatagtccatcggtaaatagcccacccaatttacctacctcttccccatactgtttttatttatttacctttctgctcttttgcacaccagtatctctacctgcacatgtccatttgatcatttatcactcgtgttaatctgctaaattgtaattattcgcctacctcctcatgccttttgcacacaatgtatatagactatttttttcccactgtgttattgacttgttaattgtttactccatgtgactttgttgttgtctgttcacactgctatgctttatcttagtCAGGTCGCaggtgtaaatgagaacttgttctcaactagcctacctggtgaaataaataaataaatgtcattAGCTAGCTATATCCTTGTTATGTGGCCATAACTGAGTCAAGTAACGTAAAAGTGTTAGTCACTTAGCCGCTAGTTAGCGAGCAGTCAACTAGCTCAAAGGAGAGGACCATGCTGGTAATCCAACCTGTTTTAACATTAGCTAGCCATATGTAATGTTATTTTATGTCATATGTTACAGTTGCCAATCAAAGCCCATGTCTCTTGCAAGCGAGATCTGAGGCTACTGAAACAAAACGTGAGTATACCAGTGTCTAATAGAATTCACCCAGGCTGTGGCATTTGTCTTTATGGTGTATATTGCagataatcatcatcatcagtatgttGAACCCGCAAAGTCCTAGTCCATCCCCAATGTAGTATAATTATCTAACCATTTAGTTTGATCTTTGCGACACTGAATACATTTATTGTTGCACTCAATCATCTATTGTATCGCCTCTTCTTTTATTTGAATCTATGTGCCCATCTCTATGTAGCCACTGTCAGACCCAAGGATGCGATCACCCATAACCAACTTGCAGCTTTTGGAGAATATGTGGCTGAAATGCTTCCTAAGTATGTGCAGCAAGTCCAGGTAAGATAATGTAATTGCAGCAACTGTAATGAACACGGTCAGCTTTAAGACGAAGACATCCACACAATCATACAATGTTGAGCAACCATCAAGGGAAACTATACTGTAAATCCTAAATGCATATGGTGCGTCTAAAACATAGGGAACATAAACATAAGGTTTACAAAGGAGCCCGCACTTGGGAATTAAGCTGGCAACCGGTAGGTTGCTGGTATCAAATCCTAGAtgccattgtgcccttgagcaaggcacttaacccgcCACAACAGGTCCCCGGGCACTCAGTGTGGCAGCCTCCCCACACCTCTCCCAAACTTTAGTGGTTAAATATTACACCTCCAAAATGTATCTTAATTTACCTTCTTAGGAAGCTTGATATTTTGTATAGCTAATTGAATGTCATTTTGAAGCCATATGAACGTCACAAGGATGCATGTTATATCTTCAGGTGACGTGTTACAATGAGTTGGAGGTGATGATCCATCCTGACGGGGTCATCCCTGTGTTGACCTTTCTGAGAGACCACAGCAACGCTCAGTTCCGTAACATGATTGACCTTACCGCAGTGGACATACCCACCCGCCAGAATCGCTTTGAGGTACTATTCCATCCATACCCCCAGCCTATTGTTCCAATAGTATACCTCTCTCTTCATGACAGTCCTATTTTTGCAGTTATAAACATGTGTTCTGACACAAACGTATCCATAGCTGACATAAGTAAGAATTTAACCAGGTTGTTTAGACAAACTCTGATCtattcagttttttatttttttttatgccTAATTCTGTTTTCTTTGATGGTGAATAGATTGTGTACAACCTGCTCTCCCTGCGCTACAACTCCCGGATCCGTTTGAAGACCTACACCGACGAGCTCACCCCAGTAGActcctctgtgtctgtccacAACGCAGCCAACTGGTACGAGAGGGAGGTAAGTCTGACAGCTACATCGTAAGAATGCTTTGCTTGAAGGGTTCAAAGATTTTTTTGTGTTGGCAGCTCAGGATTTATATTTTGCCTGCCAAAGGCAAATGCTCATGAAAGGATAGGTTTTTAAAACTAGcagtaatttaccaaagttactgGAATCTTCGGTAATTAACAGGTACTCTATTGTAACTTTGGTCAGTTATACtctaatacattttttttcataTAGTATACCTTTTTTATCTGTTCATATTCTCCATGAGTTTTTAGTGGAGgccatatggttcaagagaaaatatcTAATTATTGAAAGAGAatctaatcaacaatggcattatttaAATTAACTCTGCAACTTTTTCAACAATTGACATTTTTCACAACTGCCAGCAGTTTGGCGCCAATATATTTATAACAAATacatattgacatagtaaaataagtgtgtggggggggaatATCATGGATATTTCATACTGAAACCCATATATTAAACAACAGTGATATTCACTaagatggtttatatttaggataatgttttacagctttgtcattcaATTTTCTATCTTAACATATGTTTTGATTATTTTACATGGTATAACGCCACACATGGGGCCAGATATAACTCCAAACACCTGGAttatctgaagtacccaaaaagGCCACTAGATGTCATTAAAAACAACTTGAATGTTACCAAAATTCTGGTAGTTCACTGGGAAACTTAGAACGTTTTTGTAAATATACCCTCCCTTTCCAACACTATGAAAGGATATGTTTTGTGCTTGTCGTTAGGTGTGGGACATGTATGGAGTTTTCTTCGCCAACCACCCTGACCTGAGGCGTATTCTGACAGATTATGGGTTTGAGGGGCATCCATTTAGGAAGGACTTCCCATTGTCTGGATTTGTGGAGGTAAGGTCAGATGTGAATGCTGAGAAATGTCCCATGTATTTTACATACATTAAAGGCAGAATTATGATCTAATCCTATCCTAAGATCGGTACATGTGACTTCACattaccacaggaggttggtggcaccttaattggggaggacgtgctcgttgtaatgactgaatgaGTAGAATGGTATGAAATGCATCAAAtatatggtttccatgtgttggATGCCatttccatttgctctgttccagccattattatgagctgtcctctcATCATCAACCTCCACTGGTATCTACCATATTATTCATTCTGTCCATCTGGTTCATCTCAGGTGCGTTATGACGATGAGGTGAAGCGTGTGGTGGCAGAACCTGTGGAGCTCTCACAGGAGTTTCGGAAGTTTGACCTGAACAGCCCATGGGAGGTGTTCCCAGCCCACCGTGAGGACAAGGCACCTGAGCTGCCAGCTGGGGATAAGCCAGCTGACAAGTAACCATCTACCCCAGAGATAAAATGcccacacatatatatatatatataatgactgTACTGTTGATGGACCCATGTCCCGCTTGAGCCCACTAAAGTATTTatgtaaataaaaacaaaaggtaaacattttatttgtttgTCTTTATTTATTCATTAGTTGGATGTGCTGTGTAGAGATTACGTTTTGACTGTATGTTTAAACTCTAGTAGAAACAGACCTTACCTGCCATACCATAGCAGACCAAAAGAGGGCACTGTGTGCATGTTAAAGCAGTTTGAATATTGTTGAGGTTTAATGTCTCACGAGTCGATTAGCATCATGTTGATATAAGCTCTCCCTATGGGCATGTTCAAGTTCACTGACACGGATGTGCCTTCTACCAATAAGAATACAGAAAAATATACATTAACTTTTATTTATTCTGCTTCACATGTTCCAAAGCATCCATTGTATAACAAGTATTTTTAACATCTCAAGGAGCCAACAAGAAGCAGACGACTAACACATGGGTTGAATGTACCCAGGGCAAAATTTTATGCAGTTCACAATCATTCCTTTGCAAGGACAAAGATATAAGCACAGGTCACCAATGTACCACTTACAATAAAGTTATTTCCAACAAAAACAGTTACGGATAGAATTACAGTCTCATTACAAAGAAGATCTTCAAAGCTGTTAGATGATTATTATCCATGACAGCATGCATGAAATTATTAGTCAAAATATTCTCCAAGACTCCATTCCCAATATCATAATCCCTGTTATCTCTCTGGAAATTGATCTCACTGAGCTCtaagaaataatattttttgtggGTTTCTTACGCTCTCAAAAGTTGTCATGCTAGTGTATttaatttaaaacttttttattttacccctttttctccccaatttcatggtatccaattgtttagtagctactatcttgtctcatcgctacaactcccgtacgggctcgggggAGACTagggttgaaagtcatgcgtcctccatgACTTTCAtgacacaacccaaccaagccgcactgcttcttaacacagtgcgcatccaacccggaagccagccgcaccaatgtgtcggaggaaacaccgtgcacctggcaaccttggttagcgcacactgcgcccggcctgccacaggagtcgctggtgcgcgatgagacaaggacatccctactggcaaagccctccctaacccggacgacgctaggccaattgtatATAATTAAAGCGGTTATACAAATTTGATCCACTCAACTCGATGACTATTTCCTACTGCAGTCCATGCACATAATGATTGAAATCAGAACTACAAAGCAAATGCTAAACTACAATTTTTTCCCATGCAAATTGAAAAATTATACATCcgtttcattttttaaaattcgcTGTATTGAAAAAGTCATTCCACCCTCAGGGTACAAAAGTTGCCACGATTAGTGACACTTGGGCATTCGGGAGTCAAGAGTGTGACGAAGGATGTGCTCCAAAAGTAGGTTGTGTGAGGGCAGCACTGCAGGAGTGAGTATATGCCTGACACCGCAATCACAGGCAGGTAAGTATTTTTCtccatgaatcttgttctggaggcagctctgctgagtggtcactagctggcacagccacaaagtcataacatCTGATTTTAAACAACCTTAACTACattgctaaccctaatgcctaacctt
This genomic interval from Oncorhynchus keta strain PuntledgeMale-10-30-2019 chromosome 2, Oket_V2, whole genome shotgun sequence contains the following:
- the LOC118357766 gene encoding NADH dehydrogenase [ubiquinone] iron-sulfur protein 3, mitochondrial-like isoform X2; protein product: MLPKYVQQVQVTCYNELEVMIHPDGVIPVLTFLRDHSNAQFRNMIDLTAVDIPTRQNRFEIVYNLLSLRYNSRIRLKTYTDELTPVDSSVSVHNAANWYEREVWDMYGVFFANHPDLRRILTDYGFEGHPFRKDFPLSGFVEVRYDDEVKRVVAEPVELSQEFRKFDLNSPWEVFPAHREDKAPELPAGDKPADK
- the LOC118357766 gene encoding NADH dehydrogenase [ubiquinone] iron-sulfur protein 3, mitochondrial-like isoform X1: MAASLVRFVRGGFSRTLNLANQSPCLLQARSEATETKPTVRPKDAITHNQLAAFGEYVAEMLPKYVQQVQVTCYNELEVMIHPDGVIPVLTFLRDHSNAQFRNMIDLTAVDIPTRQNRFEIVYNLLSLRYNSRIRLKTYTDELTPVDSSVSVHNAANWYEREVWDMYGVFFANHPDLRRILTDYGFEGHPFRKDFPLSGFVEVRYDDEVKRVVAEPVELSQEFRKFDLNSPWEVFPAHREDKAPELPAGDKPADK